In Mastomys coucha isolate ucsf_1 unplaced genomic scaffold, UCSF_Mcou_1 pScaffold5, whole genome shotgun sequence, one genomic interval encodes:
- the Srrm2 gene encoding serine/arginine repetitive matrix protein 2 isoform X7 codes for MYNGIGLPTPRGSGTNGYVQRNLSLVRGRRGERPDYKGEEELRRLEAALVKRPNPDILDHERKRRVELRCLELEEMMEEQGYEEQQIQEKVATFRLMLLEKDVNPGGKEETPGQRPVVTETHQLAELNEKKNERLRAAFGISDSYVDGSSFDPQRRAREAKQMAPEPPKPYSLVRETSSSRSPTPKQKKKKKKKDRGRRSESSSPRRERKKSSKKKKHRSESESKKRKHRSPTPKSKRKSKDKKRKRSRSTTPAPKSRRAHRSTSADSASSSDTSRSRSRSAAAKIHTTALPGQSPPLASGHQGEGDAPSIEPGATNIQQPSSPAPSTKQSSSPYGDKDKKEKSAVRPSPSPERSSTGPELPAPTPLLVEQHDDSPRPLAAIPSSQEPVNPSSEASPTRGCSPPKSPEKPPQSSSSESCPPSPQPTKVSRHASSSPESLKPTPAPGSRREISSSPTSKNRSHGRAKRDKSHSHTPSHRAGRSRSPATKRGRSRSRTPTKRGHSRSRSPQWRRSRSAQRWGKSRSPQRRGRSRSPQRPGWSRSRNTQRRGRSRSARRGRSHSRSPATRGRSRSRTPSRRGRSRSRTPARRRSRSRTPTRRRSRSRTPARRGRSRSRTPARRRSRTRSPVRRRSRSRSQARRSGRSRSRTPARRSGRSRSRTPARRGRSRSRTPARRSGRSRSRTPARRGRSRSRTPARRRSRSRSLVRRGRSHSRTPQRRGRSGSSSERKNKSRTSQRRSRSNSSPEMKKSHVSSRRSRSLSSPRSKAKSLRRSLSGSSPCPKQKSQTPTRRSRSGSSPPKQKSKTPPRQSHSNSPQLKVKSGTPPRPGSVTNMQADECTATPQRQSRSESSPDGEVRSRTPSRQSCSGCSPRVKSSTPPKQSPCRSSSPQPKVKAVISPRRRSHSSSSSPSPSRVTSRTPQRKSRSVSPCPKVDSRHSHSRSSSPDTKMELGTPLRHSGSTSPYPKSMLQTPPDQHLSGSKSPCLQKSRDSPTGSSGSFPLCPGVIPSSILPGESCFSSFVQQKGHTQTWPDTSSPEVIPTHVESPLLQNKSQTSPKGSLSRSSSPVTELTARSPVKQDKSEISTEPKLKSGMSPEQNKTNPDSSLHPLVDSKSLLGQSRLEPSDLRERLGLIQEDVASSCIPRDKFSPTQDRPESSTVLKDTPGVLLKERSGVGSPPGTRDQKTLLPNSSQDELMEVEKSEQPLSQVLPSLSPEHKEMPASNFESSPEIEERPAVLSALDQSQSQPTKAAENPAVASCWGGPQVSPEHKELSHSPPRENSFESSLEFRNSGPVSEVNTGFSPEVKEELNGPSLNQTEADPSLDVKEQSTRSSRRSSSELSPEVVEKVGMFSSQSVSSPVLETVQQRTPSRERSSSVSSPELKDGLPRTPSRRSRSGSSPGLRDGSGTPSRHSLSGSSPGIKDTPQTPSRGQSECDSSPEPKALPQTPRARSHSPLSPERNNKSVTPQRERSGSESSVEQKTVARISPGQRSRSGSSQELDGKPSASPQERSESDSSPDSKPKTRTPLRQRSHSGSSPEVDSKSRHSPRLSRSGSSPEMKDKPRVLQRAQSGTDSSPEHKIPAPRALPRRSRSGSSSKERGPSPEGSSSSESSPEHAPKSRTARRGSRSSIEPKTKSRTPPRRRSSRSSPELTRKARVSRRSRSASSSPETRSRTPPRRRRSPSVSSPEPTEKSRSSRRRRSVSSPRTKTTSRRGRSPSPKPRGLQRSRSRSRREKTRTTRRRDRSGSSQSTSRRRQRSRSRSRVTRRRRGGSGYHSRSPTRQESSRTSSRRRRGRSRTPLTSRKRSRSRTSPAPWKRSRSRASPATHRRSRSRTPLISRRRSRSRTSPVSRRRSRSVNRRRSRSRASPVSRRRSRSRTPPVTRRRSRSRTPTTRRRSRSRTPPVTRRRSRSRTPPVTRRRSRSRTSPVTRRRSRSRTSPVTRRRSRSRTSPVTRRRSRSRTSPVTRRRSRSRTPPAIRRRSRSRTPLLPRKRSRSRSPLAIRRRSRSRTPRAARGKRSLTRSPPAIRRRSASGSSSDRSRSATPPATRNHSGSRTPPVALSSSRMSCFSRPSMSPTPLDRCRSPGMLEPLGSARTPMSVLQQAGGSMMDGPGPRIPDHPRSSVPENHAQSRIALALTAISLGTARPPPSMSAAGLAARMSQVPAPVPLMSLRTAPAANLASRIPAASAAAMNLASARTSAMPASVNLADSRTPAAAAAMNLASPRTAVAPSAVNLADPRTPAASAVNLAGARTPAALAALSLSGSGTPPTAANYPSSSRTPQAPTPANLVGPRSAHGTAPVNIAGSRAPAALAPTNLSGSRMAPALSGANLTSPRVPLSAYERVSGRTSPLLLDRARSRTPPSAPSQSRMTSERERAPSPASRMVQASSQSLLPPAQDRPRSPVPSAFSDQSRSVAQTTPVAGSQSLSSGTVAKSTSSASDHNGMLSGPAPGVSHAEGGEPPASTGAQQPSALAALQPAKERRSSSSSSSSSSSSSSSSSSSSSSSSSGSSSSDSEGSSLPAQPEVALKRGQN; via the exons ATGTACAACGGGATCGGGCTGCCGACGCCCCGGGGCAGCGGCACCAACGGCTACGTTCAGCGCAACCTGTCCCTGGTGCGGGGCCGCCGCGGTGAGCGGCCTGACTACAAGGGAGAGGAGGAACTGCGGCGCCTGGAGGCTGCCCTGGTGAAGCGACCTAATCCTGACATCCTGGACCACGAGCGCAAGCGGCGCGTGGAGCTGCGATGCCTCGAGCTGGAGGAGATGATGGAAGAGCAGGG GTACGAAGAACAGCAAATTCAGGAAAAAGTGGCGACCTTTCGACTAATGTTGCTGGAAAAGGATGTGAACCCTGGGGGCAAGGAAGAAACCCCAGGGCAGAGGCCAGT GGTAACTGAGACCCATCAGTTGGCAGAATTGAATGAGAAGAAGAATGAACGACTCCGTGCTGCCTTTGGCATCAGTGATTCTTATGTGGATGGCAGTTCTTTTGATCCTCAACGTCGTGCTCGAGAAGCTAAGCAAATGGCTCCTGAGCCTCCCAAACCATACAG CCTTGTTCGAGAGACCAGCAGTTCTCGATCACCAACTccaaagcaaaagaagaagaaaaagaagaaagatagaggACG CAGGTCAGAGAGCAGTTCTCCTCGAcgagagaggaagaagagttcaaagaagaagaagcacaG GTCAGAATCTGAGTCCAAGAAACGAAAACACAG gTCTCCTACTCCAAAGAGCAAGCGTAAATCAAAGGACAAGAAGAGAAAACG GTCTCGAAGTACAACCCCAGCTCCTAAGAGCCGTCGAGCTCATCGGTCAACTTCTGCtgactctgcttcttcctctgatACTTCTCGTAGTCG GTCTCGAAGTGCTGCTGCTAAAATTCATACAACAGCCTTGCCTGGGCAAAGTCCTCCCCTTGCTTCAGGGCATCAAGGGGAGGGAGATGCACCTTCTATTGAACCAGGTGCCACCAACATACAACAGCCTAGTAGCCCAGCTCCCTCTACAAAGCAATCTAGCAGTCCTTATGGAGACAAAGATAAGAAGGAG AAATCTGCAGTTCGACCTAGCCCCTCTCCGGAAAGGAGCAGCACAGGGCCAGAACTACCTGCCCCCACTCCGCTCCTTGTTGAGCAACATGATGACTCCCCACGACCCCTTGCAGCAATCCCGTCCAGTCAGGAGCCAGTTAACCCCTCATCTGAGGCTTCCCCAACCCGGGGCTGTTCACCACCTAAGTCTCCTGAGAAACCTCCCCAGTCGTCTTCCTCAGAGAGCTGCCCACCATCCCCTCAACCTACCAAAGTTTCTCGGCATGCCAGTTCTTCTCCTGAAAGTCTTAAACCCACACCAGCTCCTGGGTCCCGTCGAGAGATTTCTTCTTCACCCACATCTAAGAATCGCTCGCATGGCAGAGCAAAGCGGGATAAATCTCATTCTCATACCCCATCTCATAGAGCAGGCAGGTCTCGTAGTCCTGCCACTAAGAGGGGACGATCTCGATCTAGAACCCCCACCAAGAGGGGTCACTCCAGGTCCAGGTCCCCTCAGTGGCGAAGGTCACGATCTGCACAGAGGTGGGGAAAATCTAGAAGTCCCCAGAGGCGTGGCCGATCAAGGTCTCCTCAGAGGCCAGGCTGGTCCAGGAGCAGAAATACTCAGAGAAGAGGCAGGTCTAGGTCAGCAAGGCGAGGCAGATCACATTCTAGATCTCCAGCCACTAGGGGCAGATCCCGGTCTAGAACACCATCTAGAAGGGGTAGGTCTCGGTCTAGAACCCCTGCCAGGCGGAGATCAAGATCCAGAACACCCACCAGGCGTAGGTCTCGGTCTAGAACACCAGCTCGCAGGGGCAGGTCTAGATCAAGAACGCCCGCTCGGCGCAGGTCTAGGACACGATCACCAGTTCGAAGGAGGTCTCGAAGTAGATCCCAAGCTAGGAGAAGTGGTAGGTCTAGGTCCAGAACACCAGCCAGGAGAAGTGGCAGGTCACGGTCTAGAACGCCAGCCAGGAGAGGTCGGTCACGGTCTAGAACGCCAGCCAGAAGAAGCGGTCGATCTCGGTCTAGAACACCAGCCAGGAGAGGGAGGTCACGGTCCAGGACACCAGCACGACGACGATCTCGAAGTAGAAGTCTTGTGAGACGTGGAAGATCTCACTCTAGAACACCACAGAGAAGAGGACGATCTGGCTCATCCTCAGAGAGGAAGAACAAATCTAGAACATCTCAGAGGAGAAGCAGATCCAACTCAAGCCCAGAAATGAAAAAATCTCATGTTTCCTCAAGACGGAGCAGGTCTCTTTCTTCACCACGATCCAAAGCAAAATCTTTAAGGAGAAGCCTTTCAGGTTCCTCTCCATGTCCTAAACAAAAGTCACAGACACCAACCAGGAGAAGTCGTTCTGGTTCTTCGCCACCTAAACAGAAGTCAAAAACACCACCAAGACAGAGTCACTCAAATTCTCCTCAGCTTAAAGTAAAATCTGGAACACCACCAAGACCAGGATCTGTAACAAACATGCAGGCTGATGAATGCACTGCAACACCACAGAGACAGAGCCGTTCTGAATCATCACCTGATGGTGAGGTAAGATCAAGGACCCCATCAAGACAAAGCTGCTCTGGGTGTTCTCCTCGAGTGAAATCTAGCACACCTCCAAAACAGAGCCCATGTAGGTCATCATCTCCACAACCTAAAGTGAAGGCAGTAATATCACCAAGACGAAGAAGCCATTCTAGCTCTTCTTCTCCAAGTCCTAGTAGAGTGACATCTAGGACACCTCAGAGGAAAAGCAGATCAGTATCTCCCTGCCCCAAGGTAGACTCTAGACACAGCCATTCCAGATCCTCCTCACCAGATACCAAAATGGAATTGGGAACACCACTGAGACACTCAGGTTCTACATCACCATATCCAAAAAGCATGCTCCAGACTCCACCAGATCAACATCTTTCTGGATCAAAGtcaccctgtctccaaaagtcTAGGGATTCACCAACAGGAAGCTCTGGATCTTTTCCCCTCTGTCCAGGTGTAATACCTAGTAGTAtattaccaggagagagctgtttTAGCTCATTTGTACAACAGAAAGGACACACTCAAACTTGGCCAGATACTTCAAGTCCAGAAGTCATACCGACTCACGTGGAATCTCCATTGCTGCAGAACAAATCTCAAACATCTCCTAAGGGTAGCCTTTCCAGATCTTCATCTCCAGTCACTGAGCTGACAGCCAGATCACCAGTAAAACAAGATAAAAGTGAAATATCAACAGAGCCAAAGCTGAAGTCAGGAATGTCTCCTGAGCAGAATAAGACTAACCCTGACTCTAGCCTACATCCATTAGTAGACTCTAAATCTCTTCTGGGACAGAGCAGATTGGAGCCTTCTGATTTAAGAGAGAGACTGGGTTTAATTCAAGAGGATGTTGCATCATCTTGTATACCAAGAGACAAATTTAGTCCTACACAAGATAGGCCTGAGTCTTCCACAGTACTGAAAGACACACCTGGAGTActattaaaagaaagaagtggAGTTGGGTCACCTCCAGGCACAAGAGATCAAAAAACTTTGTTACCTAATTCAAGTCAAGATGAAttaatggaagtagaaaaatctGAGCAACCTTTAAGCCAAGTTCTACCCAGTTTATCTCCAGAACATAAAGAAATGCCTGCAAGTAACTTTGAGTCATCTCCTGAAATAGAAGAAAGGCCTGCTGTATTGTCTGCTCTTGACCAAAGCCAGTCACAGCCTACAAAAGCAGCAGAAAATCCTGCAGTGGCTTCCTGTTGGGGTGGGCCACAAGTTTCTCCAGAGCATAAAGAACTATCTCATTCTCCCCCTAGGGAGAATAGCTTTGAGTCATCCTTAGAATTTAGAAACTCAGGCCCTGTTTCAGAAGTAAATACTGGATTTTCTCCTGAGGTTAAAGAAGAATTGAATGGACCATCCCTTAATCAAACAGAGGCAGATCCATCTCTGGACGTGAAAGAACAGTCGACAAGGTCTTCCAGGCGCAGCAGTTCTGAGTTATCcccagaagtagtggaaaaggTAGGAATGTTTTCAAGTCAGAGTGTTTCTTCGCCTGTACTTGAGACTGTACAACAAAGAACACCTTCAAGAGAAAGAAGTAGTTCTGTATCTTCTCCTGAACTGAAAGATGGTTTACCTAGAACTCCATCTAGAAGAAGCCGGTCTGGGTCTTCTCCAGGACTTAGAGATGGGTCTGGGACTCCGTCTCGGCATAGCCTATCTGGGTCCTCTCCTGGGATCAAAGATACACCTCAAACCCCATCCAGGGGACAAAGTGAATGTGACTCTTCTCCAGAACCTAAAGCGTTGCCTCAGACTCCTAGAGCCCGAAGTCATTCTCCATTATCCCCAGAACGCAACAACAAGAGTGTCACCcctcagagagaaagaagtgggTCAGAATCATCAGTAGAACAGAAAACTGTGGCTAGGATCTCTCCTGGACAAAGGAGTCGATCTGGGTCTTCCCAAGAGCTTGATGGAAAACCCAGTGCATCCCCACAGGAAAGAAGTGAGTCAGACTCTTCTCCAGATTCTAAACCCAAGACTCGAACTCCTCTGAGACAACGGAGTCATTCTGGATCATCTCCAGAGGTTGACAGCAAATCTCGACACTCTCCCAGGCTCAGTAGGTCTGGCTCTTCTCCTGAAATGAAAGATAAGCcaagagtgctacagagggctcAGAGTGGTACTGATTCTTCTCCTGAACACAAGATACCTGCCCCTCGGGCCCTGCCCAGGCGTAGTAGATCAGGTTCATCAAGCAAAGAGAGAGGTCCTTCCCCTGAAGGAAGCAGTAGTTCTGAGTCTTCTCCAGAACACGCCCCCAAATCCAGAACTGCTCGAAGAGGTTCCAGGTCCTCAATAGAGCCAAAGACAAAGTCTCGCACACCACCTCGACGCAGGAGTTCTCGATCATCTCCTGAGCTAACCAGGAAGGCTAGAGTTTCTCGTAGAAGCCGGTCTGCCTCCTCCTCACCAGAAACCCGTTCCAGAACTCCACCGAGACGCAGAAGAAGTCCTTCAGTATCTTCACCAGAGCCAACTGAAAAGTCAAGGTCTTCACGGAGGAGGCGCTCGGTTTCCTCTCCCCGTACCAAGACAACTTCAAGGAGAGGCCGATCTCCTTCACCCAAACCTCGTGGACTCCAAAGATCCCGGTCCCGCTCACGTAGAGAGAAAACCAGAACAACTCGACGGCGAGATAGATCTGGATCATCTCAGTCAACATCACGAAGAAGACAGAGGAGTCGGTCTAGGTCACGGGTTACTCGGAGACGGAGGGGTGGCTCTGGTTACCATTCAAGATCACCTACCAGGCAGGAGAGTTCTCGAACCTCCTCTAGACGCAGAAGAGGCCGCTCCCGGACACCCTTGACCAGTCGGAAGCGATCTCGATCACGCACATCACCAGCTCCTTGGAAGCGCTCTAGATCTCGAGCCTCACCAGCTACCCATCGGCGATCCAGGTCCAGAACACCACTGATAAGCCGACGTCGGTCCAGATCTCGGACCTCACCTGTGAGTAGGAGACGGTCAAGGTCAGTAAATAGGCGTAGATCTCGATCAAGAGCATCCCCAGTGAGTCGCAGGCGATCCAGGTCCAGAACACCACCAGTAACTCGACGTCGTTCAAGGTCCAGGACACCAACAACTCGCCGTCGCTCTCGTTCTAGGACTCCTCCAGTGACTCGCAGAAGGTCCAGGTCCAGGACTCCACCAGTAACCAGGAGGCGATCTAGGAGTAGAACTTCACCTGTTACTAGAAGAAGATCAAGATCTAGGACATCCCCAGTTACCCGGAGAAGATCGAGGTCTCGAACATCTCCAGTCACCCGTAGGCGGTCCCGTTCCCGAACCTCTCCAGTGACAAGACGCCGCTCCAGGTCTCGAACTCCTCCAGCGATTCGGAGACGCTCTAGGTCTAGGACACCATTGTTGCCACGGAAGCGCTCTCGAAGCCGCTCACCACTTGCTATCCGCCGCCGTTCTAGGTCTCGTACTCCTAGGGCAGCACGAGGCAAGCGGTCCTTAACAAGATCTCCTCCAGCCATCCGTAGGCGGTCTGCATCTGGAAGTAGTTCTGATCGCTCACGTTCTGCCACTCCTCCAGCAACAAGGAATCATTCTGGGTCCCGGACACCTCCTGTAGCACTCAGTAGCTCTAGAATGAGTTGCTTTAGTCGTCCTAGCATGTCACCAACTCCTCTTGACCGATGTAGATCACCTGGAATGCTTGAACCCCTTGGAAGTGCTAGAACACCTATGTCTGTGCTCCAGCAAGCAGGTGGCTCCATGATGGATGGTCCAGGTCCTCGGATTCCTGATCACCCAAGATCATCTGTTCCAGAAAACCATGCTCAGTCTAGAATTGCACTTGCCTTGACAGCCATCAGTCTTGGCACTGCCCGGCCACCTCCATCCATGTCTGCTGCTGGCCTTGCTGCAAGAATGTCCCAGGTTCCAGCTCCTGTACCTCTCATGAGCCTTAGAACAGCCCCAGCTGCCAACCTTGCCAGCAGGATTCCAGCAGCATCTGCAGCAGCTATGAACCTTGCTAGTGCCAGGACATCTGCTATGCCAGCATCTGTGAACCTTGCTGACTCAAGAACACCAGCTGCTGCAGCAGCCATGAACTTAGCCAGCCCTAGAACAGCAGTGGCTCCTTCAGCTGTGAACCTTGCAGATCCTCGAACCCCTGCAGCTTCAGCTGTGAACCTAGCAGGAGCAAGAACACCAGCTGCATTAGCAGCTTTGAGTCTCTCAGGCTCTGGGACACCTCCAACTGCTGCAAATTATCCCTCCAGTTCCAGAACACCCCAGGCTCCAACCCCTGCAAACCTGGTGGGTCCTCGATCTGCACATGGCACAGCTCCTGTGAATATTGCTGGCTCTAGAGCCCCTGCAGCCTTGGCTCCTACAAATCTCTCCGGTTCCAGGATGGCTCCAGCATTGTCTGGTGCaaatctcaccagccccagggtgCCCCTTTCTGCTTATGAGCGTGTCAGTGGCAGAACCTCACCTTTATTGCTTGATCGAGCTAGGTCCAGAACACCACCATCTGCCCCAAGCCAGTCTAGAATGACCTCTGAGCGTGAGCGGGCTCCTTCCCCTGCTTCAAGAATGGTCCAGGCTTCTTCGcagtctcttctccctcctgcacaGGATCGACCTCGGTCCCCTGTGCCATCTGCTTTTTCAGACCAATCTCGTTCAGTTGCCCAGACCACTCCTGTAGCAGGGTCTCAGTCCCTTTCATCCGGGACTGTAGCAAAGTCCACATCTTCTGCTAGTGACCACAATGGCATGCTTTCTGGCCCTGCCCCTGGGGTGTCCCATGCTGAAGGTGGggagccacctgcctctactgGGGCCCAGCAGCCTTCTGCATTGGCTGCTCTGCAACCAGCTAAGGAACGCCGgagctcttcctcctcttcatcatcatctagttcctcttcctcttcctcttcatcatcgtcatcctcttcttcctctggctcCAGTTCTAGTGACTCAGAGGGCTCCAGCCTTCCTGCTCAACCTGAGGTGGCACTGAAAAG AGGACAGAACTAG